Proteins from one Antennarius striatus isolate MH-2024 chromosome 12, ASM4005453v1, whole genome shotgun sequence genomic window:
- the LOC137605519 gene encoding fer-1-like protein 6 isoform X1, translating to MDDPDSPTAEWRKGKSKLMFGLKMKKKKKKSSKDLILENKGAVDSDVEVLSDSSLMEAEPSEDQPGSSGVRTRILTNNKRAKMKTCILPSEGKPQSFQISINITEAKQLVGENIDPTVVIEIGDEKKQTSVKEGTNAPFYNEYFVFDFFAHKEVFFDKVIKLTVMHSKMLRSFSVGSFKLDVWTVYRQPGHQFVNKWATLTKPGDISTGVKGYVKIDISISAKGDAVQPGPKASDAEEQIDKNLLIPEGFPAERPWARFCVKVYRAEGLPRNNSSIMANVTKAFIGDNTALVDPYVVVSFFKQVSRTATQKSTADPVWNEQIVFTEMFPPLCQRLKIQVWDEASMGDVAIGTHYFDLRRISNEQDGDRGFLPTFGPAWINLYGSARNYTLGDDTAELNEGIGEGVSYRSKFKDECAAFVPD from the exons ATGGATGACCCGGACAGTCCCACAGCGGAGTGGCG GAAGGGTAAATCTAAGCTGATGTTTGGcctgaaaatgaagaagaagaagaagaaatccagCAAAGACCTCATCCTGGAGAACAAAGGAGCCGTGG ACAGTGACGTAGAAGTTCTGTCTGACTCCTCACTGATGGAGGCAGAACCCTCCGAGGATCAACCCGGCAGCTCCGGGGTCCGGACCAGGATCCTGACCAACAATAAGAG GGCCAAAATGAAAACCTGCATCCTGCCGAGTGAAGGGAAACCGCAGAGCTTTCag ATCTCCATCAACATCACGGAGGCGAAGCAGCTGGTGGGGGAAAACATCGACCCCACCGTGGTGATCGAGATCGGAGACGAGAAGAAGCAGACGTCGGTCAAAGAGGGAACCAATGCGCCTTTTTACAACGAG TATTTCGTGTTTGACTTTTTTGCCCACAAAGAAGTCTTTTTTGACAAAGTCATCAAGCTGACG gTGATGCACTCGAAGATGCTGAGGAGTTTCTCTGTCGGGTCTTTTAAGCTGGATGTCTGGACGGTCTACAGACAGCCAG GTCACCAGTTTGTCAATAAGTGGGCGACGCTGACTAAACCTGGTGACATTAGCACTGGGGTCAAAGGTTATGTCAAGATTGACATCAGCATCTCGGCAAAGGGAGACGCCGTCCAGCCGGGACCAAAGGCGAGTGATGCAGAGGAGCAGATAGACAA GAACCTCCTGATTCCAGAGGGTTTCCCCGCCGAGCGACCCTGGGCTCGTTTCTGTGTGAAGGTGTATCGAGCTGAAGGCCTTCCGCGGAACAACTCCAGCATCATGGCCAATGTCACCAAGGCCTTCATCGGAGACAACACGGCGCTGGTTGACCCATATGTAGTGGTCAGCTTCTTCAAACAAGTG AGTCGCACAGCCACTCAGAAGTCCACTGCAGACCCGGTGTGGAACGAGCAAATCGTCTTCACGGAGATGTTTCCTCCGTTGTGTCAGAGGCTGAAGATCCAG GTCTGGGATGAAGCAAGCATGGGTGATGTTGCCATAGGAACGCATTACTTTGATTTGAGACGCATTTCCAACGAGCAGGATGGCGACAGAG GGTTTCTACCCACCTTTGGCCCCGCCTGGATTAACCTGTATGGCTCCGCCCGAAACTACACGTTAGGTGACGACACGGCGGAGCTGAATGAGGGCATTGGAGAGGGCGTGTCCtacaggtcaaagttcaaagaCGAGTGTGCAGCTTTTGTACCTGATTAA